From the genome of Candidatus Rokuibacteriota bacterium, one region includes:
- a CDS encoding branched-chain amino acid ABC transporter permease, whose protein sequence is MEFWIIQTFNGVSYGALLFLLAGGLTLIFGMMRIVNMTHGSYYLLGGYVGLTVIWQGGHFVLAILVGALAIAVVGIGEYNAFLKRLAGQELGQVLTTMGFALIFQDLGLVIWGGDPYTIPVPAVLSGSYTIGQLYFPVYRIFIAVVAVAIAVILWLVLERTRLGAMIRATVDDVEMARGVGINVPLISMGVFAFGAFLASVAGVVAGGFVGVYPGADFEILPYAFVVVIVGGMGSLKGALIGALMVGLLDNFGKALFPELSYFTLFAPMAAILAIRPTGLFGRT, encoded by the coding sequence ATGGAATTCTGGATCATCCAGACCTTTAACGGGGTCTCGTACGGGGCGCTGCTCTTCCTGCTCGCCGGGGGACTGACGCTCATCTTCGGGATGATGCGGATCGTCAACATGACCCACGGATCCTACTACCTGCTCGGGGGCTACGTGGGGCTCACCGTCATCTGGCAGGGAGGACATTTCGTCCTTGCGATCCTGGTAGGCGCCCTGGCGATTGCCGTCGTGGGCATAGGCGAATACAACGCATTCCTCAAGCGGCTTGCCGGACAGGAGCTGGGCCAGGTGCTCACCACCATGGGTTTCGCCCTGATCTTCCAGGATCTGGGTCTGGTGATCTGGGGCGGGGATCCGTACACGATCCCGGTGCCCGCCGTCCTGTCCGGGTCCTACACGATCGGGCAGCTCTACTTTCCGGTCTATCGGATCTTCATCGCCGTCGTCGCCGTGGCGATTGCCGTGATCCTCTGGCTGGTCCTCGAGCGGACACGGCTCGGGGCGATGATCCGCGCCACCGTGGATGATGTGGAGATGGCGCGCGGGGTCGGCATCAATGTGCCCCTGATCTCGATGGGCGTGTTCGCCTTCGGAGCCTTCCTCGCTTCGGTGGCCGGCGTGGTCGCGGGAGGGTTCGTGGGAGTCTACCCGGGTGCGGACTTCGAGATCCTCCCGTATGCCTTCGTGGTAGTGATCGTCGGAGGGATGGGAAGCCTCAAGGGCGCCCTGATCGGCGCTTTGATGGTCGGCCTCTTGGATAACTTCGGCAAGGCCCTCTTCCCGGA